One window of the SAR202 cluster bacterium genome contains the following:
- a CDS encoding Gfo/Idh/MocA family oxidoreductase encodes MRAAIIGCGHAGRGHAEDAKRAALEIVGFCDIIEASAEKLCADYGGKYATTDPEKVMKDKSIDIVFIATHHDAHKPMALAAARAGKHILLEKPMTVTKRDAIEVAEAVKKAGVKLAINYKFRLSPAVLKVKELIKSPRVSHGQLAMSDSRPGASRWIWHGDDGGGLLISTAAHTVDILSYLMDSDAERVYAEGRLFEPEGKGTHGYPDGVVGTILWKSGGISTFISADQGQNDFLSKWFVTLYDGTRSASIHAHMGRAELGGCEITHLDNKVLPAEKVKESIILTNLLKAIKTNGDTVCNVRDGVRTVAICNALDESAKTGKPVRVTV; translated from the coding sequence ATGAGAGCGGCTATCATTGGTTGCGGGCACGCGGGCAGGGGACACGCGGAGGACGCGAAGCGCGCGGCCTTGGAGATCGTCGGCTTCTGCGACATTATTGAGGCTTCGGCGGAGAAGCTATGCGCCGATTACGGCGGAAAGTACGCCACCACAGACCCCGAAAAGGTCATGAAGGACAAGTCGATAGACATCGTCTTCATCGCCACGCACCACGACGCGCATAAGCCTATGGCGCTGGCCGCCGCCAGGGCGGGCAAGCACATCTTGCTTGAGAAGCCGATGACCGTAACCAAACGAGACGCGATAGAGGTCGCCGAGGCCGTCAAGAAGGCGGGAGTGAAGCTCGCGATCAATTACAAGTTCAGGCTGTCCCCGGCGGTGCTCAAGGTGAAGGAGCTCATCAAGAGCCCGCGCGTCAGCCACGGCCAGCTCGCGATGTCCGACAGCCGCCCAGGCGCAAGCCGCTGGATCTGGCACGGCGACGACGGAGGCGGGCTGCTTATCAGCACGGCGGCGCACACCGTGGACATCCTGTCATACCTGATGGACTCGGACGCCGAGCGCGTCTACGCAGAGGGGCGACTTTTTGAGCCGGAAGGCAAGGGCACGCACGGCTATCCGGACGGGGTAGTGGGCACCATCCTCTGGAAGAGCGGCGGCATCTCCACCTTCATCAGCGCCGACCAGGGCCAGAACGACTTTCTCTCAAAGTGGTTCGTAACTCTCTACGACGGCACGCGCAGCGCCTCCATCCACGCCCACATGGGCCGCGCCGAGCTCGGCGGCTGCGAGATCACGCACCTGGACAACAAGGTGCTGCCCGCGGAGAAGGTCAAAGAGTCCATAATCCTCACCAACCTCCTCAAAGCCATTAAGACCAACGGCGACACCGTCTGCAACGTCCGCGACGGCGTCCGCACCGTAGCCATCTGCAACGCCCTGGACGAGTCCGCCAAGACCGGCAAGCCGGTGAGGGTGACGGTTTAG
- the thiE gene encoding thiamine phosphate synthase: MTSQIALPALCLVTDRLRSLGRPIEDVVAAAVEGGVNMVQLREKDLPSRKLYDLAVRLRQLTQGRALLMVNDRLDVALAAGADGVQLGEEGLPVQAARAIAGRLLIGKSVHSLRSAQTAQSEGADFLVAGTIFESGTHPDGPTQGLGLLAQLRAGVATSFLAIGGITAQNVADVIAAGASGAAVITAITQSPSPKDSAREIAYRIQAAYLASTRGHVRGQKP, from the coding sequence TTGACGAGCCAGATCGCACTTCCCGCCTTGTGCCTTGTTACAGACCGCCTCCGCAGCCTCGGGAGGCCTATTGAAGACGTTGTGGCGGCGGCGGTGGAAGGCGGCGTGAACATGGTGCAGCTCAGGGAGAAGGACCTCCCATCCCGAAAGCTCTACGACCTTGCCGTCAGGCTGCGGCAGTTGACCCAGGGCAGAGCCCTGCTCATGGTCAACGACAGGCTTGATGTTGCCCTCGCCGCAGGCGCGGACGGCGTGCAGCTCGGCGAGGAGGGCCTGCCCGTCCAGGCGGCGCGGGCGATTGCCGGCCGCCTGCTCATCGGCAAGTCGGTCCACAGCCTGCGCAGCGCTCAAACGGCGCAGAGCGAAGGCGCGGACTTCCTCGTCGCCGGGACGATATTCGAGTCAGGCACGCACCCGGATGGCCCCACGCAGGGCCTCGGGCTGCTGGCGCAGCTCCGGGCCGGCGTCGCCACTTCCTTCCTGGCCATCGGCGGCATCACCGCCCAGAACGTCGCCGATGTCATCGCGGCGGGCGCGTCCGGCGCGGCCGTCATCACCGCCATCACCCAGAGTCCATCCCCGAAGGACTCCGCACGCGAGATCGCCTATCGCATCCAGGCCGCCTACCTTGCTTCCACGAGAGGCCATGTGAGGGGGCAAAAGCCGTGA
- the thiS gene encoding sulfur carrier protein ThiS — MPEGLRTRDRLSHPGRLPCFHERPCEGAKAVTVTVNGKQRDLPRETPLLEYLAALDINMKLVAIAHNGAVLRRDELPTVTVRDGDSLEIVHAVGGG, encoded by the coding sequence ATCCCCGAAGGACTCCGCACGCGAGATCGCCTATCGCATCCAGGCCGCCTACCTTGCTTCCACGAGAGGCCATGTGAGGGGGCAAAAGCCGTGACCGTCACCGTCAACGGCAAACAGCGCGACCTCCCGCGCGAGACGCCCCTGCTCGAGTACCTGGCCGCCCTGGACATCAACATGAAGCTCGTGGCCATAGCCCACAACGGCGCCGTCCTGCGTCGCGACGAGCTCCCAACCGTGACAGTGCGCGACGGCGACTCGCTGGAGATCGTCCATGCCGTCGGAGGAGGATGA
- a CDS encoding type II toxin-antitoxin system PemK/MazF family toxin: MKGKIVLLPFPFDDLAANKVRPALCLTRPIGANSHIVVAFITSKAPPDPQPSDIFIDPHMPGNEVSGLKVPSTVRLHRLMTISTSGVQRELGLIPVSNEAEVNAKLRKLFGLAAKSR; the protein is encoded by the coding sequence ATGAAGGGTAAGATCGTCCTGCTGCCGTTCCCGTTCGATGACCTTGCCGCAAACAAGGTCCGACCCGCACTATGCCTTACCCGGCCTATCGGCGCCAACTCTCACATCGTCGTGGCGTTCATCACCAGCAAAGCCCCGCCAGACCCACAGCCATCCGATATATTTATCGACCCTCACATGCCAGGCAACGAAGTCTCCGGGCTGAAAGTGCCGTCTACGGTTCGCCTGCACCGCCTTATGACGATCTCCACATCCGGTGTCCAGCGCGAGCTTGGCTTAATTCCTGTGAGCAACGAGGCCGAGGTTAACGCGAAGTTGAGGAAGCTGTTCGGGCTAGCGGCCAAGAGCCGCTAA
- a CDS encoding DUF4349 domain-containing protein: MFTMTVTALRTALIAAIVVLAFALAACAGTETEERQMPAPALPGNAGNPGSAGSSGMDRVPVPQPSAPTSPQQPAPPSGGPGGEQAETPADTGTEEAIASLVAQQRIIVRTVDMTSVVENVAASVDAVSRVAVENGGWVVSSNRAEEHQATISIRVPADRLDAAVLRLRHLAVEVKSEQSTSKDVTDEYVDLTARLKNLQATEQALRDLLARAADVEDALRVQQTLTQIQGEVESLQGRIQFLETTAAFSLINLRLELEAATMPVDAGTDRTAGVGDGIRFRATFTPPPGIDSYRVTWDFGDGTPEAISDRTTPTEFEGQRATATMTHNYNDERDSPFIATIKITGTGEAGIVEGEDTIIVTVTRVPKIEVFPGEGKNVEAGDEVQFTWSFTRPDGLRSVRHRWEFGDGSAPATGDLADGVTSMVTTHVYLNHRPVPYTATVTVSAESDAGPIETSGIVNVRVLEPQGWVIGGWDAENQLKLAVQALSGFGQVIASLLIWVAVFSLIWVPVVLAVVIFRSRLKGLGRTKPRGNLPPPVPPQA; encoded by the coding sequence ATGTTCACCATGACTGTCACAGCTCTGCGAACTGCCTTGATTGCCGCCATAGTGGTCCTGGCCTTCGCATTGGCTGCGTGTGCCGGGACCGAGACGGAAGAGCGGCAGATGCCGGCGCCCGCTTTGCCCGGTAACGCGGGCAACCCGGGCTCAGCTGGGTCATCAGGTATGGACCGTGTTCCGGTCCCTCAGCCGTCTGCCCCGACTTCGCCGCAGCAGCCCGCCCCTCCTTCGGGCGGTCCAGGCGGGGAGCAGGCGGAGACGCCGGCGGACACCGGCACGGAAGAGGCGATTGCCAGCCTGGTTGCGCAGCAGCGCATTATCGTCCGCACCGTGGACATGACCAGCGTGGTGGAAAATGTGGCTGCAAGCGTGGACGCTGTCAGCCGCGTCGCCGTAGAGAATGGTGGATGGGTGGTCTCATCCAACCGTGCGGAGGAGCACCAGGCCACAATCTCTATACGCGTCCCGGCGGACAGGCTGGATGCTGCCGTGCTCCGCCTTCGCCATCTCGCCGTTGAGGTCAAGTCGGAGCAGTCCACGAGCAAAGACGTCACCGACGAGTACGTGGACCTGACGGCGCGCCTCAAGAACCTCCAGGCGACCGAGCAGGCCCTGCGAGACCTGCTCGCCCGGGCTGCGGACGTGGAAGACGCGCTCAGGGTGCAGCAGACGCTCACGCAGATCCAGGGCGAGGTTGAGAGCCTGCAGGGTCGAATCCAGTTCCTGGAGACGACCGCGGCGTTTTCGCTTATCAACCTGCGGCTGGAGCTTGAAGCGGCGACGATGCCCGTAGACGCCGGCACAGACCGGACGGCGGGAGTCGGCGACGGCATCCGCTTCCGCGCCACGTTCACACCGCCCCCGGGCATCGACAGCTATCGCGTTACCTGGGACTTCGGCGACGGCACGCCCGAGGCGATCTCCGACCGGACCACGCCGACGGAGTTTGAGGGGCAGCGGGCGACCGCGACGATGACGCACAACTACAACGACGAGCGCGATTCGCCGTTCATCGCGACCATCAAGATCACCGGCACCGGCGAAGCAGGCATCGTCGAGGGCGAGGACACGATCATCGTCACCGTCACGCGCGTGCCGAAGATCGAAGTGTTCCCGGGCGAGGGGAAGAACGTCGAGGCCGGCGATGAAGTGCAGTTTACATGGTCGTTCACGCGTCCGGACGGACTGCGCAGCGTCCGGCACCGCTGGGAGTTTGGGGACGGCTCCGCTCCCGCGACAGGGGACCTGGCGGACGGCGTCACGAGCATGGTCACGACCCATGTATATCTGAACCACCGGCCGGTGCCGTACACGGCCACCGTGACGGTTTCAGCGGAGAGCGACGCCGGGCCGATTGAGACATCCGGGATAGTCAATGTGCGCGTGCTGGAGCCGCAGGGCTGGGTGATCGGCGGGTGGGATGCGGAGAACCAGCTCAAACTGGCCGTGCAGGCGCTGTCCGGCTTCGGCCAGGTAATCGCGTCGCTGCTCATCTGGGTTGCGGTATTCAGCCTGATCTGGGTGCCGGTAGTCCTGGCAGTAGTGATCTTCCGCTCGCGCCTGAAGGGGCTGGGCCGGACGAAGCCGCGGGGAAACCTTCCCCCACCTGTACCGCCGCAGGCGTAG
- a CDS encoding NUDIX domain-containing protein, with protein MTVTRHFTATGYMVHNGRVALHWHKKVKTWLPAGGHIEENEDPVQAVRREIHEETGIEAEVLPYSPQFKISYPTQVTAPFTIMVEDIHDPVRGFHQHIDLIYVCRPLGEPGPLAPGWQWITKEQLTSGAELLREDGVRIAPTEEIRVIAPYAIELAERLAGVQGWGGGFDKNSNI; from the coding sequence ATGACCGTTACCCGTCACTTCACCGCCACCGGCTACATGGTCCACAACGGCCGGGTGGCGCTTCACTGGCACAAGAAGGTCAAGACGTGGCTGCCGGCAGGCGGCCACATTGAGGAGAACGAAGACCCCGTACAGGCCGTCCGGCGCGAGATACATGAGGAGACCGGCATCGAGGCGGAGGTCCTGCCGTACAGCCCCCAGTTCAAAATCTCCTACCCAACGCAGGTCACCGCGCCTTTCACCATCATGGTCGAGGACATCCACGACCCCGTGCGCGGCTTCCACCAGCACATAGACCTCATCTACGTCTGCCGCCCCCTCGGCGAGCCCGGCCCCCTCGCCCCCGGCTGGCAGTGGATAACCAAGGAGCAGCTGACCAGCGGCGCCGAGCTCCTCCGCGAGGACGGCGTCCGCATCGCGCCCACCGAGGAGATACGCGTCATCGCGCCGTACGCGATAGAGCTGGCGGAGCGATTGGCGGGGGTGCAGGGGTGGGGTGGGGGATTTGACAAGAATTCGAACATTTGA
- a CDS encoding endonuclease domain-containing protein has protein sequence MEFLVLGDLVRQQPEKNAEWRTAPSLWDKLRPVALGMRSASTAAEDALWQRLRNRRLDGLRFRRQHSIDRFIVDFYSPEAKLVLEIDGPIHDTQQEQDEIRQDILESLGFTILRFTNEDVLENIDAVLKKISEAAQDLLSEKP, from the coding sequence ATGGAGTTTTTGGTCTTAGGGGATCTCGTGAGACAGCAGCCTGAAAAGAACGCGGAATGGCGCACTGCTCCTAGCCTGTGGGACAAGCTCCGGCCCGTCGCCCTGGGAATGCGCTCGGCCTCGACGGCCGCGGAAGACGCCCTCTGGCAGCGGCTACGCAACCGCCGCCTCGATGGCCTCCGCTTCCGGAGACAGCACTCCATCGACCGGTTCATAGTGGACTTCTACAGCCCAGAGGCGAAACTGGTCCTGGAGATAGACGGCCCTATTCACGACACACAGCAAGAGCAAGACGAGATCAGGCAAGACATACTCGAAAGCCTCGGCTTCACCATCCTGAGGTTCACCAACGAGGACGTTCTCGAAAACATAGACGCAGTTCTCAAAAAGATAAGCGAGGCCGCCCAAGATTTATTGTCCGAAAAGCCCTGA
- a CDS encoding thiazole synthase: MNDPLVIAGKQFKSRLMVGTGRHRSMEEMVASVEASGAEIITVAIRRLNLDKPNEKSILDYFDWKKYTILPNTALCKTADEAVFTAKLARELTASNWIKLEVQPFFPKSLLPDPVGTFEAAKRLVADGFVVLPYIHADPILALRLEEIGCATVMPLGSPIGSGQGVLTLDEIKVIIAESKVPVVVDAGLAVPSEAAQVMELGASAVLVNTAIAQAKDPALMGEAFKMGVEAGRKAFIAGRIVRRTEAVASSPTTGVAANATRS, from the coding sequence ATGAACGACCCTCTGGTCATCGCAGGGAAGCAATTCAAATCGAGGCTTATGGTCGGCACAGGCCGCCACCGCAGCATGGAGGAGATGGTCGCATCCGTTGAGGCCTCCGGCGCGGAGATCATTACCGTCGCCATCCGGCGACTGAACCTCGATAAACCGAACGAGAAGAGCATCCTGGACTACTTCGACTGGAAGAAGTACACCATCCTGCCGAACACGGCGCTCTGCAAGACTGCCGACGAGGCCGTCTTCACTGCGAAGCTGGCCAGGGAGCTCACAGCCTCAAACTGGATCAAGCTCGAAGTCCAGCCGTTCTTCCCGAAATCGCTCCTGCCTGACCCCGTCGGAACGTTCGAGGCGGCAAAGCGGCTCGTCGCCGACGGCTTCGTCGTGCTGCCATATATTCATGCTGACCCGATACTCGCACTGCGCCTGGAAGAGATAGGCTGTGCAACAGTCATGCCCCTCGGCTCGCCCATCGGGTCCGGCCAGGGCGTGCTCACGCTTGATGAGATCAAGGTGATTATCGCCGAGTCAAAAGTGCCCGTAGTGGTGGACGCCGGCCTGGCAGTCCCCTCCGAGGCCGCTCAGGTGATGGAGCTTGGGGCCTCAGCCGTGCTGGTGAATACAGCCATCGCCCAGGCCAAGGACCCGGCGCTCATGGGCGAAGCGTTTAAAATGGGCGTCGAGGCCGGGCGAAAGGCGTTCATCGCGGGCCGCATAGTGCGGCGCACCGAGGCCGTGGCCAGCAGCCCGACGACGGGAGTGGCCGCAAACGCAACACGGAGCTGA
- a CDS encoding type II toxin-antitoxin system HicB family antitoxin, whose amino-acid sequence MHRFLIVTEKADKYFSSYSPDLPGCVATGRTRREAERNMHRAIEMHVKGLQDDGLPIPPSQSSATFVSVS is encoded by the coding sequence ATGCATCGTTTCCTTATCGTCACTGAGAAAGCAGATAAATACTTCTCCTCATACTCGCCTGACCTTCCAGGCTGTGTCGCCACTGGGAGGACCCGCCGCGAGGCTGAGCGAAATATGCATAGGGCCATTGAGATGCATGTCAAAGGGCTGCAGGACGACGGCCTGCCAATCCCGCCTTCACAGTCCTCCGCAACCTTCGTCTCAGTATCCTGA
- a CDS encoding leucine--tRNA ligase: MTTTSRSTELRYSPAEIEAKWRERWAKDRLYAVRDDDPRPKWYEMTMFPYPSGDIHMGHWYAMAPSDAHARFRRMQGYNVLHPMGFDAFGLPAENAAIKRGVHPFTWTMANIEKMRGQLKTMGTIYDWDREVVTCTPEYYRWNQWLFLQFYKAGLAYRAFAPANWCPSCNTVLANEQVTDDGKCERCGTVVTRRELNQWFFRITKYAEELLDHSKIEWPEKINLMQTNWIGRSTGVRIDFDLEKGYGPDSPGSYGVQSKVQGTGDGEIQTKLTTFTTRIDTIYGVTFVVIAPEHPLVPKLTTAENRAAVEAYIEQARRQTEVDRMSTEKEKTGVPTGSFAVNKLTGERVPILVGDYVLLTYGTGVVMAVPAHDQRDFQFAKKYGLPVKVVIAPPEASPSPVANATSSPVEGEEKIELTEAFTGVGTMVASGQFNGLKSDVAKEQIAEYVESKGWGKRTVQYRMRDWLISRQRYWGTPIPIIYCPDCGEQPVPDRDLPVVLPQDAEFRPTGESPLALHQGFVNTKCPKCGKAARRETDTMDTFVDSSWYQMRYTSPHFAGGPFDPKAIKKWNPVDQYTGGAEHAVMHLLYARFFNKAMRDLGLIDFDEPFVRLFNQGHILSKGEKMSKSRGNVVAPDEFVNVYGADVVRCYLMFLGPWDMGGEWNEGGVNGMARWMNRVWEIASRDPAELDAAPVDETAVRELQRSTHKTVRHVTDDLAKFKFNTSLAALMSLTNTMNAAWEKGTGDGVRRTGEGGEGAKGVRSAGASGGGSVGSAAWRDSVEKLLVLLAPMAPHMAEEMWERTGHAYSIHNQPQPVSDAALAADDVITLVVQVNGKVRDRLDVPVGVTEAEARKIALESTRIQAHLEGKQVAKFIYVPGKLVNIVVR; this comes from the coding sequence ATGACAACCACATCACGCAGCACAGAGCTACGCTACAGCCCCGCGGAGATTGAGGCCAAGTGGCGCGAGCGGTGGGCGAAGGACAGGCTCTACGCGGTGCGCGACGACGATCCGCGCCCCAAGTGGTACGAGATGACGATGTTCCCGTACCCCTCCGGCGATATTCACATGGGCCACTGGTACGCCATGGCCCCTTCGGACGCGCATGCACGGTTTCGCCGGATGCAGGGCTACAACGTGCTGCACCCCATGGGCTTCGATGCGTTCGGCCTGCCGGCGGAGAACGCCGCGATCAAGCGCGGCGTCCACCCGTTCACCTGGACGATGGCGAACATCGAGAAGATGCGCGGCCAGCTAAAGACCATGGGCACCATCTACGACTGGGACCGCGAGGTAGTGACCTGCACCCCGGAGTATTACCGCTGGAACCAGTGGCTCTTCCTGCAGTTCTACAAGGCCGGGCTGGCTTACCGCGCTTTCGCGCCCGCCAACTGGTGCCCTTCGTGCAACACCGTCCTCGCCAACGAGCAGGTGACGGACGACGGCAAGTGCGAGCGCTGCGGCACCGTTGTCACGCGCCGCGAGCTGAACCAGTGGTTCTTCCGCATCACGAAGTACGCCGAAGAGCTGCTCGACCACTCAAAAATAGAGTGGCCCGAGAAGATCAACCTGATGCAGACGAACTGGATTGGCCGCAGTACGGGCGTCAGGATCGATTTCGATCTGGAGAAGGGGTACGGCCCCGATTCGCCGGGCTCCTACGGGGTTCAGAGCAAAGTACAGGGTACGGGGGACGGTGAAATCCAGACGAAGCTGACGACCTTCACGACGCGCATAGACACGATCTACGGAGTCACGTTTGTCGTCATTGCCCCGGAGCACCCGCTGGTGCCGAAGCTGACGACCGCCGAGAACCGCGCCGCGGTGGAGGCTTACATCGAGCAGGCGCGGCGACAGACGGAGGTGGACCGCATGTCCACTGAGAAGGAGAAGACGGGCGTCCCCACCGGCTCGTTCGCCGTCAACAAGCTCACCGGCGAGCGCGTTCCGATCCTCGTCGGCGACTACGTCCTGCTGACGTATGGCACGGGCGTGGTCATGGCCGTGCCGGCGCACGACCAGCGCGACTTCCAGTTCGCGAAGAAGTACGGGTTGCCGGTGAAGGTCGTCATCGCCCCGCCGGAAGCCTCACCCTCACCTGTCGCTAACGCGACATCCTCTCCCGTCGAGGGAGAGGAAAAAATTGAGCTGACGGAGGCGTTCACCGGCGTCGGCACAATGGTCGCCTCTGGCCAGTTCAACGGCCTGAAGAGCGACGTTGCGAAAGAGCAGATCGCCGAGTACGTGGAGTCGAAGGGCTGGGGCAAGCGCACCGTGCAATACCGCATGCGCGACTGGCTCATTTCGCGCCAGCGCTACTGGGGCACGCCCATCCCAATCATCTATTGCCCGGACTGCGGCGAGCAGCCCGTGCCGGACAGGGACCTGCCCGTCGTGCTGCCCCAGGACGCGGAGTTCAGGCCGACGGGGGAATCACCGCTCGCGCTGCACCAGGGCTTCGTCAACACGAAGTGCCCGAAATGCGGCAAGGCCGCCAGGCGCGAGACGGACACGATGGACACGTTCGTTGACTCGTCGTGGTACCAGATGCGCTACACGAGTCCGCACTTCGCAGGCGGCCCGTTCGATCCGAAGGCGATCAAGAAGTGGAATCCCGTGGACCAGTACACGGGAGGCGCCGAGCACGCAGTGATGCACCTGCTCTACGCGCGCTTCTTCAACAAGGCGATGCGGGACCTTGGGCTGATCGACTTCGACGAGCCGTTCGTCCGCCTCTTCAACCAGGGCCACATCCTCTCCAAGGGCGAGAAGATGAGCAAGTCGCGCGGGAACGTCGTCGCGCCGGACGAGTTCGTGAACGTCTACGGTGCGGACGTCGTCCGCTGCTACCTTATGTTCCTTGGCCCGTGGGACATGGGCGGCGAGTGGAACGAGGGGGGCGTCAACGGCATGGCGCGTTGGATGAACCGCGTGTGGGAGATTGCCTCGCGCGACCCGGCGGAGCTGGACGCCGCGCCGGTGGACGAGACGGCAGTGCGCGAGCTGCAGCGCTCAACGCACAAGACGGTAAGGCATGTCACGGACGACCTGGCGAAGTTCAAGTTCAACACGTCGCTGGCCGCGCTGATGTCGCTCACGAACACGATGAACGCGGCGTGGGAGAAGGGTACGGGGGACGGGGTACGGAGGACGGGGGAAGGCGGCGAAGGGGCAAAGGGGGTACGGAGCGCCGGGGCCTCAGGCGGGGGCTCGGTAGGGTCTGCCGCCTGGCGGGACTCGGTGGAGAAGCTGCTGGTGCTGCTTGCGCCGATGGCGCCGCATATGGCGGAGGAGATGTGGGAGCGCACCGGCCACGCCTACAGCATCCACAACCAGCCGCAGCCGGTGTCGGACGCCGCGCTGGCGGCGGACGACGTGATCACGCTGGTCGTCCAGGTCAACGGCAAGGTGCGCGACAGGCTCGACGTGCCGGTGGGCGTGACGGAGGCGGAGGCGCGCAAGATCGCGCTGGAGAGCACGCGCATCCAGGCGCACCTGGAAGGCAAGCAGGTAGCCAAGTTCATTTACGTGCCAGGCAAGCTGGTGAACATTGTGGTGAGGTAG
- a CDS encoding type II toxin-antitoxin system PemK/MazF family toxin, which translates to MTAKRGEVWVPDLDPIRGSEQAGTRPVLIIQNNLISRHTTTVIAVPLTTNLRCAPLPSSVMIPIGEAGLRSDSVALCNQIRAIDSSRLTTRLGVVTQNTLTAIDECILFTTGMDRKQ; encoded by the coding sequence TTGACCGCCAAACGCGGGGAGGTTTGGGTGCCGGACCTCGACCCGATTCGAGGCTCTGAACAGGCGGGAACTCGGCCAGTCTTGATAATACAGAACAACCTGATCAGCAGGCATACGACCACAGTAATTGCAGTACCGCTGACGACAAACTTGCGATGTGCTCCATTGCCCTCCTCGGTCATGATTCCCATCGGCGAGGCCGGGTTGAGAAGTGACTCGGTGGCTCTTTGTAACCAGATACGGGCGATTGACTCATCTCGGCTGACAACCCGGTTGGGCGTGGTCACGCAGAACACACTTACCGCCATCGATGAGTGCATTCTCTTTACAACAGGTATGGACCGCAAACAATAA